A stretch of DNA from bacterium:
AACAGATTCAATCCGTCGAAAGGGATTTGAAAACACTTACTGAATTGATAACCGAGCGCTATGTTATGCGAAAGTTTAAGGGAGTCTCGGTTTTCGTTTCAACGGGCAACGATTTTTACGAGGTGTTCGAGCTTCCGCGCGCACCGCGAGATGTTCTAGTAGTCGACTTTGACCCATACATAAGGCCCCTAATAGCGATACTCGAGGAATACAGCCGTTACGGCGTACTTTTGGTGGACAAAGCAAAAGCCCAGTTTTTCGAGATATTCGCAGGTGAAATAGAGGAACACGCCCAGATGGAAACTGAACTGCCCAGAGTAACAGCCAGAGTCCCGGGATTCGCCTCAGGAAAAGAGGTGGTGCCCATACCACACCATGGGGGAAGACGTGGCCCTGGTGGTGGGCAATACGGATTCGATGAAAGGCGCATAGAAAGACGACTCGAAAAAAGATTTTACGAACACCTGCAGCGGGTTAACGAGTATGTTTTCAAGGTATTTATGCGCGATAGGTTCGACTACCTCATAATAGGAACCCACGCTGAGCTGCGTTATGATGTCGAAAGCATGTTGCATTCCTACCTCAAGCGAAAGCTCGTTGGTTGGCTACCCTATGGTCCAGAGGCTACCGTAAAGAAGGTTCTTGAAGATGCGAGCAAAATTATAAAACGTGTTACAGAGGAAACATGGGCTAAAATGGTCGATGAGCTTATATCCGAAGTAAGCAAGGATGGCCTGGCTGTCGTGGGGCTTGAGGACACAGTAAAAGCAGTCAACTACAGCGCCGCAAGAACAATATTAGTCGATGAGAACTTTAAGAAAGAAGGGTTTATCTGTCCCAAGTGCGGATTCTTATCTGTCGAGATGAGAAGGTGCGAATTCTGCGACGAAGAGCTAATCCCTATAGTCGATATAGTCGATGAACTCGTTGAAACCGCTATAACGCACGGCACCGAAATTCACCATATAGAGGGCAACGAAAAACTTGCGCAAAATGGTTACATAGGTGCATTTCTAAGATTCAAAATTTAATGGGACAAAAAGGAGGGAGCATGCACATAATGGATATCTTTTGGCTTTTTCTGATATTTTCTGCCCTCTGGCCCATGTTCCAGCGGCGAATTCTTGAGGGGCAGCGGATGGCTATCCTTCGAAAGTTCGAGCAGAAGCGGAAAAGCCGCGTTATAGCAATGATTCACCGCCAGGAAACCATGACTTTGCTTGGGATTCCTATATTCAGATACATAAACATCGAGGATTCGGAACAGGTTCTAAGAGCCATACGCATAACGGACCCAGATGTTCCTATAGACCTCATACTTCACACCCCTGGCGGATTGGTTCTTGCTACTGAGCAGATAGCGCATGCTCTTGCCCAACATCCAGCCAAGGTAACCGTGTTCATACCACATTACGCCATGTCCGGCGGGACTATGATAGCGCTCGCCGCCGACGAGATAGTAATGGACGCTAATGCCGTGCTGGGACCTCTCGACCCACAACTGGGGGATAAACCCGCGGTCTCGGTGCTTAAAGTAGCCGAGAAAAAAGGAAACGAAGCAGACGATGAAACATTGATCCTGGCCGATATGGCTGAGAAGGCGATAGCGCAAATTCAAGAGTTTATAAAGAACATTCTCTCGGACAAATACGACGAGGAGAAATGCGATAGGCTTGCCAAAGAACTCACAAGCGGCAAGTGGACCCACGACTATCCCCTTACAGTGGACCATCTGCGCGAGATGGGCATCGAAGTCTCTACTGATATGCCAGAGGAAGTTTACGCGCTCATGGAGCTTCATCCACAACCACCGGGAAGAAGACCATCGGTGGAGTATGTGCCCATAAGGTACGGCAAGGGCGGATAAATACTTCCTAAAAATTAAGCTGTTGCGTAAAAAAGTTTTTCATGTATTTTTGAATTAGTAAATAAAATCTTTTATTTTGCTTGACTGAATTGGTAAGAATTATAAATTTAGCGTTCTTTGGGTAAAATTCACAAAAGGAGGTTGAATGAAATTATCGACAAGGCTTCGTTATGGTACAAGAGCTATTTTGGAACTTGCTAAGTCGTCAAGCGGTAAGCCGGTGCCGATACAATGGATAGCGTCGAAGCAAAACATATCACCGTCGTATCTGGAACAGCTTCTTGCGAGACTCAGGAAAGCGGGGATAGTAAAAAGTTTAAAAGGACCCGGAGGAGGATACACTCTTGCTAAAAAGCCGGAGCAGATAAGCCTTCTGGACATAGAGCTTGCTTTGGAGGGTAATCTTTCGATAGTAAAATGTCTTGACGATTTGTCCTATTGCGATAATATCGACTATTGCATCGCGAGGACGGTATGGGAGAAGATGAGGGACATGCTCGTTGAGTTCCTTGAGAAGCAGACGATAGCGGACATTCTTGAAAAGGAGAAAGAGCTTCTTAAGAACAAGAAGAACATGAGGCCAAGGCGAGTAAGGCGGCGGAAGTAGAGCGCGAGTAAGCAAAATCTTTATTATGGAAAAAATTCTGGAAATAAACGCTTTGCCAGAGGGTCAGAGCGTAAGGAAATTTTTGTTTAAGCCTGAAGAGCTTGAACTTAAATTATTCGGAGCCGAATTCAACGAACCTGTGCTTTTCGAGCTGACATGCATAAGGACTGGTTTTGAGATAACATGCATGGGGTGGGTAACGACAAAAGTCAGGCTTCAGTGCGTGAGATGTCTCGAAATGTTTGAATACGAGCTAAAAGAGGCGGTTAATTTCATGGCAAGGCTTTCGCTTGGAGCACCAGAGCAGGTTGACCTGTGGGACGAGGACATGGTTCATGTGGACCGTCACAAGGGAGTTCTAAACATAGCGCCAAGAATTCATGATGCCGTGCTTCTTGGTATACCGAATTATCCTCTTTGTTCAGAGGATTGTAAAGGGCTTTGCCCTG
This window harbors:
- a CDS encoding ATP-dependent Clp protease proteolytic subunit, which codes for MDIFWLFLIFSALWPMFQRRILEGQRMAILRKFEQKRKSRVIAMIHRQETMTLLGIPIFRYINIEDSEQVLRAIRITDPDVPIDLILHTPGGLVLATEQIAHALAQHPAKVTVFIPHYAMSGGTMIALAADEIVMDANAVLGPLDPQLGDKPAVSVLKVAEKKGNEADDETLILADMAEKAIAQIQEFIKNILSDKYDEEKCDRLAKELTSGKWTHDYPLTVDHLREMGIEVSTDMPEEVYALMELHPQPPGRRPSVEYVPIRYGKGG
- a CDS encoding Rrf2 family transcriptional regulator is translated as MKLSTRLRYGTRAILELAKSSSGKPVPIQWIASKQNISPSYLEQLLARLRKAGIVKSLKGPGGGYTLAKKPEQISLLDIELALEGNLSIVKCLDDLSYCDNIDYCIARTVWEKMRDMLVEFLEKQTIADILEKEKELLKNKKNMRPRRVRRRK
- a CDS encoding DUF177 domain-containing protein, yielding MEKILEINALPEGQSVRKFLFKPEELELKLFGAEFNEPVLFELTCIRTGFEITCMGWVTTKVRLQCVRCLEMFEYELKEAVNFMARLSLGAPEQVDLWDEDMVHVDRHKGVLNIAPRIHDAVLLGIPNYPLCSEDCKGLCPVCGANLNVTTCEHINSLGQNDKSPDPRWEKLAALLKKTNKSS